A genomic stretch from Dissulfurispira thermophila includes:
- a CDS encoding dTDP-4-dehydrorhamnose 3,5-epimerase family protein: MIDGVVIQPLKQIIDERGKVMHMIRSDSPLFTKFGEIYFSIVNPGAVKAWKRHLRMTQHFAVPVGKIKLVIYDDRLNSVSRKKIEILEIGEDNYHLVRIPPLLWYGFKGISKEFALVANCTDMPHEPVESEHIDPYDKKIPYNWNSSDE, translated from the coding sequence GTGATAGACGGCGTAGTTATTCAACCATTAAAACAAATAATTGATGAACGAGGAAAGGTCATGCACATGATTAGGTCTGACTCGCCTCTTTTTACAAAATTTGGCGAGATATATTTTTCAATTGTTAATCCAGGAGCAGTCAAGGCATGGAAAAGGCATTTAAGAATGACCCAGCATTTTGCTGTTCCAGTGGGCAAGATTAAGCTCGTAATTTACGATGATCGTTTAAATTCAGTGAGCAGAAAAAAAATTGAGATATTAGAGATAGGTGAAGATAACTATCATCTTGTCAGGATTCCGCCTCTTTTATGGTATGGATTTAAAGGAATATCTAAAGAATTTGCCTTGGTTGCAAACTGCACTGATATGCCACATGAGCCGGTTGAATCAGAACATATTGACCCGTATGATAAAAAAATACCCTATAATTGGAACTCATCCGATGAATAA
- a CDS encoding NAD-dependent epimerase/dehydratase family protein, producing the protein MNTFTSTDRILIIGGTGFIGRHLTGRCLKDTPYVTCISLGNEHGKNFSKQNVEFIQADITNKEQLRLTLTLSNKHFDYVFNLGGYIDHTPYLKGGRRLIESHFIGLMNLVDCLDKERLKGFVQIGSSDEYGNAPAPQKETMREMPISPYSLSKAAASQFIQMLSHTEGFPGVVLRFFLVYGPGQDDKRFLPQIIKACLKNEEFKTSEGAQLRDFCYVEDVVDAMIMAALSGEAKGHVINIASGVPLSIRKVVQKVVTMIGGGKPLWGSHPYREGENMELYADISLAKKLLGWKPQTSLEDGLKKTINYYRSKL; encoded by the coding sequence ATGAATACCTTTACAAGCACTGACAGGATACTAATCATTGGCGGCACAGGATTTATCGGGAGGCATCTTACAGGAAGGTGTTTAAAGGACACTCCTTATGTCACCTGTATTAGTTTAGGAAATGAGCATGGCAAAAACTTCTCTAAACAAAATGTGGAATTTATCCAAGCTGATATTACCAATAAGGAGCAGCTTAGGCTTACTCTTACTCTTTCCAATAAACACTTTGATTATGTCTTTAATCTCGGCGGATATATTGACCACACCCCCTATCTTAAGGGCGGCAGGAGATTAATAGAATCTCATTTTATTGGGCTTATGAATTTGGTTGATTGTCTTGATAAGGAAAGGCTTAAGGGTTTTGTCCAGATTGGCAGCAGCGATGAATATGGTAATGCACCTGCCCCACAGAAAGAAACCATGCGAGAAATGCCGATCTCCCCGTACTCCCTGTCTAAAGCAGCGGCGTCGCAATTTATACAGATGCTTTCTCATACTGAAGGGTTCCCTGGCGTAGTTTTAAGGTTTTTTTTAGTTTATGGGCCGGGTCAGGACGACAAGAGATTTCTTCCTCAGATAATAAAGGCTTGCTTGAAGAACGAAGAATTTAAGACTTCGGAAGGCGCCCAGTTAAGAGATTTTTGTTATGTGGAAGATGTAGTTGATGCAATGATAATGGCTGCATTGTCAGGCGAAGCAAAAGGGCACGTTATTAATATTGCATCCGGTGTGCCTCTGTCAATAAGAAAGGTAGTGCAAAAAGTTGTGACGATGATTGGTGGCGGCAAACCGCTTTGGGGTTCCCATCCCTATCGGGAAGGCGAAAATATGGAGTTATATGCCGACATTAGTCTCGCTAAAAAATTATTGGGATGGAAACCTCAAACCAGCCTTGAGGATGGTTTAAAAAAGACTATAAATTATTACAGGAGCAAATTATGA
- the rfbG gene encoding CDP-glucose 4,6-dehydratase, translating into MLREVYKNRTVFVTGHTGFKGSWLTIWLLSLGAKVVGYSLYLPSDPCNFVVCNLKDRVTHIDGDIRNIKDLRNVFSKYNPDIVFHLAAQPIVRRSFDDPKLTFDTNVGGTINILECIRNTSSVKAAIIITSDKCYQNVEWVWGYRENDRLGGDDPYSASKACAEIVCNSYIKSFFSKKDLSRISTARAGNVIGGGDWAVDRIVPDCVRAFSENNVLEIRNPQATRPWQHVLEPLSGYLWLGANLLNNNSNVVGESFNFGPSDNVNRSVKELIDEFVKVWGNGKWRAIVNDIANKKEAGLLKLNCDKALFYLKWHAVLSFEETVKMTAEWYKAYYNGEKDMFDFSVRQIEEYIYLAKKKGLVWVE; encoded by the coding sequence ATGCTTCGAGAAGTATACAAAAATCGAACAGTTTTTGTAACAGGGCATACAGGTTTTAAAGGCTCATGGCTTACAATCTGGTTGTTATCTCTTGGCGCAAAAGTCGTAGGGTATTCCCTATATCTTCCATCCGATCCTTGCAACTTTGTTGTATGCAACCTTAAAGACCGAGTTACACATATTGATGGAGATATTCGAAATATAAAAGATTTAAGAAATGTTTTTTCAAAATATAATCCTGATATAGTGTTCCATCTTGCTGCACAGCCGATTGTTAGAAGGTCATTTGATGATCCAAAACTTACTTTCGATACAAATGTTGGTGGAACAATTAATATTCTTGAATGCATTCGCAATACATCAAGCGTAAAAGCTGCAATAATAATTACAAGCGATAAATGCTATCAAAATGTTGAGTGGGTATGGGGTTATCGAGAAAATGACAGATTGGGAGGGGATGATCCATATAGTGCTTCAAAGGCTTGTGCAGAGATAGTATGCAATTCGTATATTAAGTCTTTTTTTTCAAAAAAAGATTTATCGAGAATCTCTACAGCGAGGGCAGGTAATGTAATCGGCGGTGGTGACTGGGCGGTTGATCGTATTGTGCCTGATTGCGTCAGGGCATTTTCTGAAAACAATGTGCTTGAAATTAGGAATCCACAGGCTACGCGCCCATGGCAGCATGTACTTGAACCGTTGAGTGGTTATTTATGGCTTGGAGCAAATCTTTTAAATAATAACAGCAATGTGGTTGGTGAATCTTTTAATTTTGGTCCATCTGACAATGTAAATAGAAGCGTGAAAGAACTGATAGATGAATTTGTAAAGGTATGGGGCAACGGTAAGTGGAGAGCAATAGTTAATGATATAGCTAATAAAAAAGAGGCAGGACTTTTAAAACTTAATTGTGACAAAGCTTTATTTTATCTTAAATGGCATGCAGTTCTTTCTTTTGAAGAAACTGTCAAAATGACAGCAGAGTGGTATAAAGCTTATTATAATGGTGAAAAGGATATGTTTGATTTTTCTGTCAGACAGATTGAGGAATATATCTATTTAGCTAAGAAAAAGGGGCTTGTTTGGGTTGAATAA
- the rfbF gene encoding glucose-1-phosphate cytidylyltransferase → MKTVILCGGLGTRLSEETHLKPKPMVEIGEKPILWHIMNIYSAHGFNEFILALGYKGEAVKKYFLNYYNFQSDLTISLKTGKITASKNCYRDWIVHLIDTGLNSMTGGRLYRLRDKLKNETFMLTYGDGVSNVDIKKLVQFHKSHGKIATVTAVKPSARFGGMKFNGDRVIEFTEKPQTGEGWINGGFFVFEKAIFDYLKGDETVLEKEPMENLAKDGQLMAYKHEGFWQCMDTLRDKQLLESLWENEKAPWKIWKD, encoded by the coding sequence ATGAAAACAGTCATATTGTGCGGAGGATTGGGCACGCGCCTGAGCGAGGAAACTCACCTTAAACCAAAGCCGATGGTAGAGATAGGCGAAAAGCCGATACTCTGGCATATAATGAACATATATTCGGCGCATGGGTTTAATGAGTTTATTCTTGCCCTTGGATATAAAGGTGAAGCAGTAAAAAAATATTTTCTTAACTACTATAATTTTCAGAGCGATCTGACGATTTCGCTTAAGACCGGAAAGATTACAGCTTCAAAGAATTGTTATAGAGATTGGATTGTGCATCTTATAGATACAGGACTTAACTCAATGACAGGGGGAAGGCTTTATCGCTTAAGAGATAAGCTAAAGAATGAGACTTTTATGCTCACATATGGTGATGGCGTAAGTAATGTGGATATAAAAAAGTTAGTGCAATTTCATAAATCACATGGTAAGATAGCCACAGTGACAGCAGTAAAGCCATCTGCTCGTTTTGGTGGTATGAAGTTTAATGGAGATAGGGTAATTGAATTTACTGAAAAGCCTCAGACAGGCGAGGGATGGATTAATGGTGGATTTTTTGTATTTGAAAAAGCTATTTTTGACTATTTAAAAGGTGATGAAACAGTTCTTGAAAAAGAACCCATGGAGAATCTTGCAAAAGACGGTCAGTTAATGGCATATAAACACGAAGGCTTCTGGCAATGTATGGATACTCTGAGGGATAAGCAGTTGCTTGAAAGTCTGTGGGAAAATGAAAAAGCTCCGTGGAAAATATGGAAAGACTGA
- a CDS encoding glycosyltransferase family 2 protein: MIKKYPIIGTHPMNNQKENLTPSHLRTNSPLSSPTVSVIMNCLNGEKYLREAIDSVYAQTYKDWEIIFWDNASTDSSADIAKSYDEKLRYFRSEETVPLGKARNWAIEQARGEYIAFLDCDDIWLPEKLEKQINILESKPCIDLVYSNYFRMIMSKNNKLVLGLKRNQPDGHIFRQMLRQYTVNMQTVIIRKTALTSIGTLFDENLNLSAEYDLFMRILFKSKAAYSKEPLAIYRIHKDMSSIKFKSGFAKEILYIVDKFKQLEPSFNKKYHSELKYLNALIAYLKADTAIKNGNLREARTYLHPYKLVNYKYFILYFAIYLPGAWRALHDFRNKVHILLNS, translated from the coding sequence ATGATAAAAAAATACCCTATAATTGGAACTCATCCGATGAATAATCAAAAAGAAAACCTCACACCTTCACACCTTCGCACCAACTCACCCTTATCCTCTCCAACTGTTAGCGTTATCATGAACTGTCTTAACGGCGAGAAATATCTTCGTGAGGCTATTGACAGCGTCTATGCTCAGACTTATAAAGACTGGGAGATAATATTTTGGGATAATGCATCTACGGATAGTAGCGCTGATATTGCAAAAAGTTATGATGAGAAGTTGAGATATTTCAGGAGCGAGGAGACTGTTCCCCTTGGCAAAGCAAGAAACTGGGCAATTGAGCAAGCAAGAGGTGAATATATAGCTTTTTTAGATTGCGATGATATATGGTTGCCAGAGAAGTTAGAGAAACAAATAAACATTTTGGAAAGCAAACCATGTATAGATTTAGTTTATAGCAATTATTTTAGGATGATCATGTCTAAAAATAATAAATTGGTATTAGGTTTGAAAAGGAATCAGCCTGATGGGCATATATTTAGACAAATGTTAAGACAATATACAGTGAACATGCAGACAGTAATAATCAGGAAAACTGCTTTGACCTCTATTGGTACTTTATTTGATGAAAACCTTAATTTATCTGCAGAATATGACCTTTTTATGCGCATTCTTTTTAAGTCCAAAGCTGCATATTCGAAAGAACCATTAGCTATATATCGTATTCACAAAGATATGAGTAGCATAAAATTTAAAAGTGGATTTGCAAAAGAAATTTTGTATATAGTTGATAAGTTCAAACAACTAGAGCCATCGTTTAATAAGAAATATCACTCAGAGCTTAAATATTTAAATGCACTGATTGCTTATTTGAAAGCAGATACTGCAATAAAAAACGGAAATCTAAGGGAAGCAAGAACATATCTTCATCCTTATAAATTGGTTAATTATAAATATTTTATTCTCTATTTTGCTATATATCTGCCTGGTGCATGGCGTGCATTGCATGATTTTAGAAATAAAGTCCATATTTTGTTGAATTCATAG